The Lolium rigidum isolate FL_2022 chromosome 1, APGP_CSIRO_Lrig_0.1, whole genome shotgun sequence region cattcccattagcatgcatataaagttccatgggttttttaattctctcttcaaacaattcatatcttaactcaggaaatagattgaaAAGCTCactattgttttccattatgcctaactagtgaaaaataaaaacaagaaacaaaaagatgcaattgcaggatctaaaggaaatagcttcgagcactcacacaccggcaacagtgctaggaaatagcttagtagtcggaggatgtgaataccttttaccttacctccccggcaacggcgccagaaaatagcttgatgtctacgcacgcttctattcctgtagatagtgttgggcctccaagagcagaggtttgtagaacatcagcatgtTTCCCCCTTAAGtgaattacccaaggtttatcgaactcagggaggtagaggtcNNNNNNNNNNNNNNNNNNNNNNNNNNNNNNNNNNNNNNNNNNNNNNNNNNNNNNNNNNNNNNNNNNNNNNNNNNNNNNNNNNNNNNNNNNNNNNNNNNNNCACATGCTCCCTCCCTCTGTTAGTAAGCATATTTCTAGCTTTTATCctaagtaatttgttttatagttTGGCCGATTTTATGGAACAAGGAAACAACATTTACATCACCAATTTAATATTATGAGATCCTTCTTAAaatttactccctccattctataTTAGTTGATGCAGATTTTGATGCATCTATActgaaaatatgtctagatacatttaaatcagCGATAACTAAAATGGAACAGAGGGATTAggtttatattataccaatttgaTGTCATATATGTTGCTAATCTTCAATAAAATTGGTTAAAGATTTTTTTACTTTAAACAAGAGGTAGAAATACATTTCTTTGAAAACGAATGGAGTATGTGTAGCACTATGGATAACCTACAATAAGTTGGATTCTTTGTTAGAGAGTCATTATGCAAGAGGTCTATAAACGAGGGAGGTGGTCCTTAATTATATTGTGAGAGTTGTTCATTACCAAAACTTCTAAGATATAAAAATAAAGATCACCATAAAAGTGAAAGAGCTGATCATAGTCCCACTGGAGACAcccgatgataagaaaacattagAGATGCTCAAAAAGAGCCTCATGGGAAGAATTATACTTTCATGGAAATGCAGCGCTATAAACTTTAATGCGGTAAATGTTTTGTTCTTAATTTTTCTGGACCAAACCTCCGACCCAACGATAGTATGAATTTTTGCTATTCataaaaaaaaaagttaaaaagaTGCGGAAATCACAATAAATTTATCCACTACCTGGCCTGAACCTAAGCAAAAGGAAAAGAGATCTAAGAGACAAACCcgattaaaaaaaaaacaagatttATTATGTAATCCGATAAATGGTATTCTCTCACCACTTAAAAAGTTGAGAGATTTTCCTTTTACCAGAAATTCCATTGTTTCAATACTAGAAGTAGATGGTGATTGATAGAGTAATTCGTGTTCATAAGCTCCCGTAGCGCCTAACATAAAGCTTCTGACTGGTAGTAAAAAATCTATTTCGATCAATAAGGGGCACACGTATtctaagacgaactttgaccaaaaGTTGAGCAACACAATTTTGATTATATTGTAGatgattagtatcgttggattcatattgaaaaagACTTCGTAATAATGCTAATTGTATATcaataatctttatatatttagagTAATTTTTGGTCAAAGAGAAAACACGAAAAAGGAGGGTACCTTATTCATTGAAATGTTGggactaaaataaaaaaaaaattatccaTCCACCCTTGAATAAActtttatgtgtgtgtgtgtgtcagtTTTCTTGTGTTTTGTCTACTAATTGTTATACAATAAACTGAAGCTCATGAAATTGGTTTTACAACAACGTCATCAACACTCCATTCTCAATTTACATCGCCCTCAAAGTATTATCAGAAGATGGCCATTAACTTTTTATGAATAAGATTATACTTTCTACATACCTGAATTTACATTTTTATTATGTTGCTCTTGGTCTTTACTAGGGTCACTACACAAAACCACCATTCTCACAACATTTTATCTAGAAAACATAACACATGACGGAAACTGCCCCGCGTCGCTCCCCGCGTCGGGCGACTCGGGCGGAGCTCTACAGCCGCCACCACTTCCTCCCCtcctccgatctccctcctccctGCTGCCGCCGGCGCGCGCGAGCAAAGCTCGTGAAGCTTTTGGCGGCTGCAGGTCTCCCTCCCGCGTCTCGCGCGCGGAGGCGGCGCTGGATCTGCGTCGGTGACGATCAGCCAGCGACGGGGCTGGTCGGTTGCCAGCGTAGTGGGATCCAGGGTGGGATCCAgggcggcggccacgcacggttgtTCTGTGGCGCATCGCGCCGGCTGCATTGGCAAGGGCTGCGGTGGCCGGGTGATGGCTTGGcgatgcggccggcggcgggggtgaCCCCGAAGGCTGCGGATCGGGCTATCTCGGTGGCGTGGTCGTGCCTGGTGTTGTCCGGTGATTCCTCTGTTCCCCTCCTTCCGGTGGCTCACGTTGGTGGCCTTCTTCGGTTTTGGGGTGGCGGCGGACGACTCGTCGATGGGTCTGTGCtcggtggcggcctcctcttcTGCCGAGAGgtcgaccggcgggcggcggcgagggggcctaccgttctgcctaataaaggtggcTTTCCAagggtttctctcgcgccaagtgaagatcggtCGGAAGCTTCTTCTCGCCAGGCTgactggattgtcgtgttccggaaggtccCGCCAGCGAAATTTATcgtgcgatcaatgcctgaagattgctggattgtgtgttttcggtcgagcgcacccatgttttttatctgactATTTGGTTTCAAAGGGAGCGCTTCgcagctctgctggctgttaatatcatggagctcgttttcCTTCTACGGTGCAGGCGGAGTCATAAAAGCTGAGatcggtggaagagcaatggtggtcggatcttaGTGGTGAGGTGAAATTGGCTTGGAGCTTCGTGACTTCAAACAACGACTTGTATGTGGGGGCGattgcacaggagaagttcagagttctacctttgagggtgaaaatccaaggtttggccttaattggttgtgcctggcaatgttcttgttgaaggcattgttttgagagggaggacTTTCTTcatggtgaaaatctaagatctatgatcgggcgaagaCAGTGTTTATGCACGGTTTcctttttggaggcgtcgcttatggataagctgatcttctggtgttgtcttggtggtttcagtgttgttgtttcaTATTTTCGAtctctatagcgggacttttcttttctgtaattcttctctcttttttttttggctatgtgcatcttttatgtcattagggcatgatggtgttgcagaggttggatgtaattggtatctccgcgatattaatatatgcgctttatcaaaaaaataaaacataaCACATCTTGTGAGCTCATGAAAAATATCGCTCATTTTTGTCGATAAATGAAATATATTTATACCAAGATCATACCAATTACATCTAACTTCTGCAACGACATGATGTCGAGATCAagaatgcacacaaccaaaaagaaaaaaaacaaataaaaagaaaaataaaaataaaaagaagcctTGTCGAAGGATCAGAGACTCGCAGACGCAAAGAACAACAATTGTGATGTTTGAACTCCAAAAAATTCTCCAAAACGATACCTATAGAAAGGAATATGCACAAGCACTGCTTCGTCCAATCTAGCCACAAAGGTGAGATCCTAGATTTTCACCCCAGAGAAAGTCATTCTCTTGcaataccttcaacaaggaaaaCAAATAGAGAGCATCCATTGCAAGGTACAACTATCGAATGTCAGACCTGGGGCTTAAACCTCGGAAAATTGAGATGTGGAACTCAAAAGCTTCACCAAGAATGAATTTAGTATTTGCCACTGCCCGTCCTCGAATACTGCCCCAAAATGCCAATCTTCCGTCTCACAGATGCCCCGTGCACGTTTATGATGTGGACAACACTACACAACTAAACCTCATGCACACAACAAGAAGTGCAATGTCTTCTCCTATTTTGCTGTCAGTACCCTGGAATAGTCACCAAATCTCGACTCGACATAAGCATGTAAGATGGTACTTCCTGAGCCCAACATCTTTCTCAAATACAACCTCGTTGAACGAATTCTACGGCATGTTGCCTTGACTGCACGCGGAGATGCCCGGTGCCATGCCCATGGGGCTGTAGGAACATTTTGACATGAAAACCCGTATTGCGCTTGAGTTGTTTGTGTACTCATGGGCTGCCTGCTTATAGGCCACGGGCAGAACTACCATGAAAATAATTCAGTCGTGCGATAAGCGAAACACTGTCTCGGTTTCTTGGAATGAGCATGGCTCAATAGTGCTCCCTATGACTACGACGAATCACAACATCAGCATTAATTTAGTCCCTATGACAAATCACAACTACTGCTTGATTAGATTAAGGAGTTAGTTAGTTGTGCTCCTTTAGCTGCAGTCGGCGCTATTTGGTGGTTGCTGCCATTCTCAAGGAATTTGACTGCAGCAGTGAGAGAGGCCTTGCCACAGAGTAACATAAGATTTATCTGACGATGCAATATATGCTCTCCAAACTAGGGATAGGATGTAGTTGTGATCTGATCAAACTGGCGAGGAATGCACGTCGTTGTTTTTCCCGTTGGATTCCAGACCCTTGGTGCTCACCGTTTCAGTTTGCCCGTCGCGTTGGGCTGGTCTGCTCATCTCACTCCCCTTGCCCCACAGCACCATGTATAGCCCGCTGACAATGAGCGCCGAGCCAATAACACTGCAGCGACACAAGTGAAAAATGTCACGTGTTCCCCAAAAGAATGAATGCTGAAAAGGCCAGGCCGTAAGGTGAGTGTCAGATTGGATCGAAGTTCCAGCTAGCATTACAGACTTACTCCTACCTTCCGACGTGCAGCTTCTCGTCGAGGATAGCCCAGCCGagaacggcgacggcgacgagcacCACGGGGTTGAACATGGAGACGAAGAGCGGGCCGCGCACCTGGATGCACCACGTCATGACCACGAACATGATCCCCCAGCCAACGATTCCCTGATGAATATACAGAGTGGTACACAGTAGTACGAGCTTAATTAATTTAGTTCTTGATCATCAAGTAGAGACATCAATCGGGTGATAGTGAGACGGTGAGCGGCTGAATTACCATGTAGAGCACGGAGTACAGATTGATGCCCAGCCCGATGTTCCAGACGGAGAGGCTCCGGTCCACGGCCGCGCTGACGCCCGCGGACTCCGCCGAGACGATCAGGGACATGATCGTCGTGCTGGTGTACGGCGCTGAGAAATCCTCCGACGTCTTGTTCTGCACAGCAAATTCAGTCGATCATCGCGTACTGATAGTATCAAACTATCAAATTATCAATGTATGACACGCACGCGAGTGTACCTGCATGATGAGCCAGGCGGCCCAGGCGACGGCGCTGAGGATGATGAGGAGGTCGCCGAGGCCACTATTGGTGGGTGGCGCGGCGGCACCCGTCGTGTGCTCGGCGTAGCGCCAGTGGATAGGGGAGGCCCAGAGCTTGAGGAGCGGGCCCTTGTAGAAGGGCATGATCATGGAGCCCCCGACACAGACGAGCGTGCCAACCACCTTGGCCTGGCCGGCGGGGGTTTGTAGCCGCACCGGCTCCATCTTCAGCGTGGCGGCTATCACGAAGGTGAGGGCTGGGACGATGTTGCCGATTGCGCAGGCAACCGTCGGGCTGGTGTATTTAAACCCCACGAAGAAGAGCACCTCGCTCACCGCCATGCTGCAGCAACAAAAAACATAAGCAACAAACTCAGCTTTTCATGACTAGTTTGTACAGTTAGCTGGGTACTATGACGCATGGAGGCTTGCCAAGCCATCAAGATCGAGAACCTTTCCTCATTAGTTTGGTCGTGCCATGACTTGTACATCTCGTGGCCCTAGCGGCATCTCCACCGTCCCGATGTAAACGGACCTACATGATTTATTTGTGTCCGCGCGGATAGATGGGAGCAAAAACCCTAGTTCAGCGCTCCGACGTAAATGGACCAGCCTATTGGGGCAGACCGATTCGCGGTCCAAATTTAGGTTAGAATTGCATCGCCGCGGACATAGCTATGATTGTGCACATGTTCGCACCCAGTTTTCTCGGACGCCCGTGCTAGCGACCCGTGCCTCCTTCGCCTTCTACGTGCTAGTGCGGGCGGGCGGCGCAGGTACGATTTTATGTGCCATGTTAATGGCCGTCGCTTCGTCCCCTACGCGCCAATGCGGGCGGGCAGCTCCGGTACGGCTTTCACGTGCATCATGAGATCCATGATCGGGCAACTCGGTCAACTACAAAACAAGTAGCCATCCCTCTCATTTTATTTGATTGTATTTCCTTTCACTTGATTGTGAACTTGATTATGAACTATGTTGTTTAATTGATTTCAAACTATTTAAATTTATTTCATTCTGAAGTACATTATTTTATTGTGTTTAAAAATGGTTAAAATAGTGAAAATGGCCAAAAAAATGGCAAGCTCGGACCAAATAGGGTGGCCTCTAGTCTGCCTGTGGGACACCCTAAACGGACAAAAGATGACACATTTGTTGTCTAGAAAAGAACAGGCAGATCGAGATGCTCTTACGATGTTTGTATCAAGCGGTTGCAGTTCTTAACCATATGGGAAGTCTTTTCTTTCGAGATGTCTTCTATAATAATTCTACCTTATAAGATCGATGTTACGCAGTGGCAAACTTCTGCATCTTTTGCTTATGCTTTAAT contains the following coding sequences:
- the LOC124682599 gene encoding WAT1-related protein At1g09380-like, whose amino-acid sequence is MPTVAMLLVQIGFAGNNLLSKMALDNGASPYVLISCRSLIAALFLAPFAAYFERNKWMMITKKVIMQILLSSTLGMAVSEVLFFVGFKYTSPTVACAIGNIVPALTFVIAATLKMEPVRLQTPAGQAKVVGTLVCVGGSMIMPFYKGPLLKLWASPIHWRYAEHTTGAAAPPTNSGLGDLLIILSAVAWAAWLIMQNKTSEDFSAPYTSTTIMSLIVSAESAGVSAAVDRSLSVWNIGLGINLYSVLYMGIVGWGIMFVVMTWCIQVRGPLFVSMFNPVVLVAVAVLGWAILDEKLHVGSVIGSALIVSGLYMVLWGKGSEMSRPAQRDGQTETVSTKGLESNGKNNDVHSSPV